From Anaerolineae bacterium:
CAGCACATCATCCAGCCAGACGCGCACCGCGTCATCCGCCTGCACTTCCAGGAGATAGTCGCCCGCCTGCGCGAAGCGGACACTGCCCGTCCAGCACACCGAGAAGCGCTCCGCCGGCACGCCCGGGAACGGGCTTCCAAGCCCCCAATCGTAATCAATCACCGTTTCCTGCCGGCGCGCCCTGGGTTCCCCCGC
This genomic window contains:
- a CDS encoding glycosyl hydrolase, giving the protein AGEPRARRQETVIDYDWGLGSPFPGVPAERFSVCWTGSVRFAQAGDYLLEVQADDAVRVWLDDVLIADAWGRRGLQELRLPVHVPAGEEHFLRAAYYDLEGTARIRLRWRPAP